TTAGTATGGCACACGTAGAAATACAACATCGAATTGCAAGCAATCCGGTTCTCCGGTACTTGAAATGCCACGGGCATTGCAGGTAAAGATTCCCCCAGCTCAACAAAATAATTATAGCGATCCGCCCATTTCGGCAGTAATAAAAAAAGTCTCTTTCAACGCATCAATTTTCTC
The window above is part of the Butyricimonas paravirosa genome. Proteins encoded here:
- a CDS encoding SufE family protein codes for the protein MPKWADRYNYFVELGESLPAMPVAFQVPENRIACNSMLYFYVCHTKTFAIYLFLPMP